In one window of Pseudodesulfovibrio sediminis DNA:
- a CDS encoding HlyD family secretion protein, with protein sequence MNKLLLLVSFCLLLFTTACSNDANNVFQGYVEGEYILVSSPIGGTLSELSVARGQSVVQDAPLFALERNFEKAAVEEARHTLQRAQDNLANLQKGRRPSEIASIQARLRQAKASARLAKIEYDRRIKLIAEETISQEELDRTKSDYDQKKQRVREIDSELKTAALGARSDEISGAEAEIMQAEAKLDQALWNYDQKVRTAPTSAFVFDTLFRQGEWIGSGQPVVSLLPPENIEVRFYVPQTQVGKIQTGQEAIVTYDGMGHPIRMTITYVSPSAEFTPPVIYSSQSRAKLVFMLKAKPTLEDAPNLHPGQPVDITIPTLLP encoded by the coding sequence ATGAATAAACTACTCTTACTCGTTTCTTTTTGCCTGCTGTTATTCACGACGGCCTGCTCCAATGATGCGAACAACGTCTTTCAGGGGTATGTAGAAGGCGAATACATTCTTGTGTCCTCTCCCATCGGGGGCACACTGAGTGAGCTTTCCGTGGCCCGAGGTCAATCAGTCGTACAGGACGCCCCGCTTTTTGCCCTTGAAAGGAATTTTGAGAAAGCTGCGGTGGAAGAAGCACGACATACCCTGCAACGGGCACAAGACAACCTCGCCAACCTGCAAAAAGGTCGGCGACCATCTGAAATAGCCTCCATACAGGCCCGACTCCGACAGGCCAAGGCTTCTGCCAGACTTGCCAAAATCGAGTATGACAGACGCATAAAGCTCATAGCCGAAGAAACGATTTCACAAGAAGAACTGGACCGTACAAAAAGCGACTATGATCAAAAGAAACAGCGTGTAAGAGAAATTGATTCTGAATTGAAAACCGCCGCTTTGGGGGCTAGAAGCGACGAAATCAGTGGTGCAGAAGCAGAGATCATGCAGGCGGAAGCCAAACTTGATCAAGCCTTATGGAATTATGACCAGAAGGTTCGCACTGCACCGACATCCGCATTTGTTTTTGACACCCTCTTCAGACAAGGAGAATGGATCGGTTCCGGGCAACCTGTGGTATCTCTCCTGCCCCCGGAGAACATCGAAGTTCGTTTCTATGTTCCACAAACCCAGGTCGGGAAAATTCAGACCGGACAAGAGGCAATCGTCACATACGACGGCATGGGGCACCCTATTCGCATGACAATCACCTATGTGTCCCCGTCTGCGGAATTCACACCTCCAGTGATTTATTCCAGCCAAAGCCGGGCAAAGCTTGTCTTCATGCTCAAGGCCAAACCGACACTGGAGGATGCGCCGAACCTGCATCCGGGGCAACCGGTCGATATCACCATCCCCACACTTCTTCCCTGA